One Spinacia oleracea cultivar Varoflay chromosome 4, BTI_SOV_V1, whole genome shotgun sequence DNA segment encodes these proteins:
- the LOC110780036 gene encoding nuclear transcription factor Y subunit C-3, translating into MDQQGHGQAPVVGTVSGAGQVPYGGAYQPNQVTGAPVVTSVGPVHGSAQPSGAQMAQHQLAYQQIHHQQQQQLQQQLQSFWQSQYQDIEKVTDFKNHSLPLARIKKIMKADEDVRMISAEAPVVFARACEMFILELTLRSWNHTEENKRRTLQKNDIAAAITRTDIFDFLVDIVPREDLKDDVLATLPRGTGMPVAGPADALPYYYMPPSQNPGQAGPPGVMMGNPNAYGAQSQPYMGQPMWPQAPPQRQQSSSDA; encoded by the coding sequence ATGGACCAGCAAGGGCATGGTCAAGCCCCGGTGGTAGGAACAGTAAGTGGCGCCGGGCAAGTTCCATATGGTGGCGCATACCAACCAAATCAAGTTACTGGGGCGCCTGTAGTTACTTCTGTGGGTCCTGTCCATGGTTCTGCACAACCTTCTGGGGCACAGATGGCTCAACACCAGCTTGCTTACCAGCAGATCCATcaccaacagcagcagcagttgCAGCAGCAACTCCAGTCTTTCTGGCAGAGCCAGTATCAGGATATCGAGAAGGTCACTGATTTTAAGAACCACAGCCTTCCCTTGGCGAGGATCAAGAAGATCATGAAGGCGGATGAGGATGTCCGTATGATTTCGGCTGAAGCTCCTGTTGTGTTTGCAAGGGCATGTGAGATGTTCATACTTGAGCTGACCCTACGATCATGGAACCACACTGAGGAGAACAAGCGGCGGACCCTACAGAAGAATGACATAGCGGCCGCAATCACAAGAACTGACATCTTTGACTTCTTGGTGGACATAGTTCCAAGGGAGGATTTGAAGGATGATGTGCTTGCCACTCTTCCGAGAGGCACAGGTATGCCTGTTGCAGGCCCTGCAGATGCACTTCCCTACTACTATATGCCGCCGTCACAAAACCCGGGTCAGGCTGGACCTCCAGGTGTCATGATGGGAAATCCTAATGCATATGGCGCGCAGTCTCAGCCTTATATGGGTCAGCCAATGTGGCCTCAGGCACCACCTCAGCGGCAGCAATCT